A genomic segment from Amphiura filiformis chromosome 10, Afil_fr2py, whole genome shotgun sequence encodes:
- the LOC140163248 gene encoding carnosine synthase 1-like, translating to MEGFQDHKLKNNILVENTELDPDKMLTGTAATNKVQDIQLGVCDQVTAQLGCKPKTGDHEQDGYSAAHVKYWDTNVNLGAPASASIKKQQEHKPETQLGRFYDSLQYTLYAAGFPETVDRTSTPRKNINKEQVVVAVLRAPYDNPSLVTLLECGQQVSDSMHLIFSKSWRSKEPSSDHPGLYSVYVHKAITFHKGGITYLDEFSPPRRVTYLVSLYAKAITPGLADWGPDMRNLDCQMSSPLPLVQVIDDKLWSRYLISKVGVAVPETLAFKFEVKRKVPNTDVIKVCVLGKCVKAKKHGEVPRSEKFLDSSCRIEDQAKMAAQTNAENPCVYTKKHIEHGGICEHAIAMEEEVAKFLNKPSVTGKRIVVKPSGYEYFASKGVTIHQASNLGSITNAVYDLLEKIEGADTVLVETFVEPILPRPNVSASQSVELWKANEELSFRVRSTVCRDFDRKPVTTSVNCGLLSKNSPNNGDNTNLQGLDSTLLAYGLTDPAVRRNLDRTIRKKGEDVMRIISEEEHKLDEEQRGGRFGYTDVIGVDFFLTDEGDKIVPVVVEVNSHDCTMNCQKIDFVSHLTQQCTPIDAQLVYQVYRSDKEYGSETLLKQDSILGRSVRPWVRSMIQRSQDHVLDGKHILIIGAGGFSKALIWRDAAAMGVKVTLVESNSNHFAKDQVYQFIHLDVDDHTQDYAHAKDIVKILRDKGITVDGCLAFWKDCGPLAALCAELLKTNGTSYSAASIAYKKSTTQAIIRQRDADIPHWQIAILYCAPSCPISSEADIDNACKTVKFPAIFKHDYTSSAVGVRICKDEDDVRTAYTAFTNNVHTNTDTCSNTILLMDYLDGSDHYIDCVVFERRLIAAFITDNGRNNNPAYTDTITLLPSNLPSDKQAQLVNAAYQCCTVIGLSNGVYNVEMKMTSTGPKLIEINAQMGSFFIRHWVKQLYGVDLMKCAMMISCGIKPCVPILPTEESLLGVNMIPSEHVCVMTNSSLRMVLDDLRARGDVIFTMVEDEAKLVYGMKSKHSEEPYANIAVKGRNVDECRQKLSEVCGKLNIETKNYRVSEFMKYL from the exons GAGCATAAACCAGAAACACAGCTTGGGAGATTTTATGACTCTCTTCAATACACCCTGTATGCAGCAGGGTTTCCTGAGACTGTAGACCGAACGTCTACACCAAGAAAAAACATTAACAAAGAACAAGTCGTCGTAGCTGTGCTCAGAGCCCCGTATGATAACCCCAGCCTTGTAACGTTGCTGGAAT GTGGTCAACAGGTATCTGACAGCATGCATCTAATCTTCTCCAAGTCCTGGAGATCCAAGGAGCCCTCCAGTGACCACCCAGGTCTGTACAGCGTGTATGTGCACAAGGCCATCACGTTCCACAAGGGCGGTATCACGTACCTTGACGAGTTCTCGCCACCCAGACGTGTGACCTACCTGGTGAGCCTTTACGCCAAGGCCATCACCCCGGGTCTGGCGGACTGGGGCCCTGACATG CGGAACCTAGACTGCCAGATGAGCAGCCCGCTACCACTAGTTCAAGTGATAGACGACAAACTCTGGAGTCGATACCTCATATCCAAAGTCGGGGTTGCCGTCCCTGAGACACTGGCTTTTAAGTTCGAAGTCAAACGAAAG GTGCCCAACACTGACGTCATCAAAGTGTGTGTGCTGGGCAAGTGTGTGAAAGCCAAGAAGCATGGTGAAGTTCCGCGCAGCGAAAAATTCCTTGACTCTTCGTGTCGCATCGAGGATCaagccaagatggccgcccaGACGAACGCAGAAAACCCATGCGTGTATACCAAGAAACATATCGAACACGGTGGTATCTGTGAACATGCCATCGCCATGGAGGAGGAGGTCGCTAAGTTCCTGAACAAACCAAGCGTCACTGGCAAGAGA ATTGTTGTGAAGCCATCAGGATACGAGTACTTCGCCAGTAAAGGTGTAACAATTCACCAGGCCAGTAACCTCGGATCCATCACCAACGCTGTCTACGATCTCCTCGAGAAAATCGAAGGTGCCGACACCGTTCTCGTCGAGACGTTCGTCGAGCCGATTTTACCACGGCCCAACGTCAGTGCGAGCCAGTCCGTGGAGTTGTGGAAGGCTAATGAGGAACTCAGTTTTCGGGTCCGCTCGACCGTTTGCAGAGATTTTGACCGCAAGCCTGTCACAACTTCA GTAAACTGTGGGCTGCTGTCCAAGAATTCACCAAACAACGGAGATAACACTAACCTTCAAGGCCTCGACTCCACCCTACTGGCCTATGGCTTGACCGACCCCGCCGTCAGGCGTAACTTGGACCGTACCATTCGCAAGAAGGGTGAGGACGTGATGAGAATTATCAGCGAGGaagaacataaattggacgaagAACAGAGAGGTGGTCGTTTTGGATACACCGATGTTATTG GAGTTGATTTTTTCCTTACGGACGAGGGTGATAAAATCGTTCCTGTTGTCGTGGAAGTGAACAGCCACGACTGCACTATGAACTGTCAGAAAATTGATTTTGTGTCCCACCTGACACAACAGTGCACACCAATCGATGCACAGCTTGTCTACCAGGTGTACCGATCTGATAAAGAGTACGGCAGTGAAACACTGCTAAAACAAGACTCGATCCTCGGCCGCAGTGTCCGGCCATGGGTCCGATCCATGATACAGAGATCCCAGGACCACGTTCTTGACGGGAAACATATCCTTATCATCGGCGCTGGTGGATTTAGCAAGGCGTTGATCTGGCGCGATGCAGCAGCTATGGGTGTGAAGGTGACCCTGGTCGAGTCCAACTCGAACCACTTCGCAAAGGACCAG GTTTACCAATTTATCCACTTGGACGTCGATGATCACACGCAGGATTATGCCCACGCCAAGGATATTGTGAAGATCCTGCGAGACAAAGGGATCACAGTCGATGGCTGTCTTGCATTCTGGAAGGACTGTGGACCGCTGGCCGCACTTTGTGCCGAGCTCTTGAAGACGAACG GTACAAGCTATTCGGCAGCCTCTATCGCTTATAAGAAGAGCACCACGCAGGCCATCATACGACAACGTGACGCGGACATCCCGCACTGGCAGATTGCCATTCTTTATTGTGCTCCGTCCTGTCCCATCTCTTCGGAGGCTGATATTGACAATGCTTGTAAGAC TGTCAAATTCCCAGCGATCTTCAAACATGATTACACTTCCAGCGCCGTTGGTGTGAGAATATGCAAGGATGAGGACGACGTACGAACCGCGTACACTGCTTTCACCAACAATGTCCATACAAACACCGACACTTGCAGCAACACCATACTACTCATGGACTACCTTGACGGCTCCGACCACTATATTGACTGTGTCGTCTTCGAAAGGAGACTGATCGCAGCGTTTATCACGGACAATGGCAGAAATAACAATCCAGCTTATACTG ATACGATAACCTTGTTGCCTTCAAACCTGCCGTCGGACAAACAGGCCCAGCTGGTGAATGCTGCTTACCAGTGCTGTACTGTGATAG GTCTGTCTAATGGAGTGTACAATGTTGAAATGAAGATGACTTCCACTGGACCCAAACTGATCGAAATAAACGCCCAAATGGGCAGTTTCTTCATCCGCCACTGGGTGAAACAACTGTACGGCGTAGATCTCATGAAGTGCGCTATGATGATCTCATGCGGCATCAAGCCCTGCGTTCCAATCCTACCCACTGAGGAATCTCTCTTGGGCGTAAACATGATTCCGTCAGAACACGTGTGTGTAATGACAAACAGCAGCCTGCGTATGGTGCTTGATGATCTTCGAGCTAGAGGTGACGTGATTTTTACAATGGTAGAGGATGAAGCTAAACTCGTATACGGAATGAAGAGCAAACACTCTGAAGAGCCGTACGCGAACATCGCTGTTAAGGGGCGTAATGTCGACGAGTGCCGACAGAAACTGAGCGAAGTGTGTGGCAAGCTGAATATTGAAACGAAGAATTATCGAGTATCGGAATTTATGAAATATTTGTAG